TTGGCGGTCGCCGATACCGACATCAGTCGTCCAGCAGGTTGCGGTACATGAGACCCGGATACATCGAGAAACCGTGGTCGAGCGTGACCCATTCGCATCCGTGCTCGATCGCGAGCGCCGCGTGATACGCGTCCGGAATCCGGTTGCCGGTCAGGCGGCGCACCGCGAACAGGTTGCGGAAGATACGCCAATGGCCGTCGCCGGGCCGCAGTGTGACGGCCGCGGGCTGCGCGAGCAACGCCTCCACGAAGGCGCCGGCCGCCTCGGTGGGGGTCGGCGGATGAAAGACCTTCGGATGTGTCAGGACGCGCAACACGCCGCTCAACACCAGCTCCGAAAGACCCACAGGCGGTCGA
The Acidobacteriota bacterium DNA segment above includes these coding regions:
- a CDS encoding type II toxin-antitoxin system VapC family toxin; amino-acid sequence: MQSPDVNVLVNAFRVDAMHHDRCREWLDDAFSGRPPVGLSELVLSGVLRVLTHPKVFHPPTPTEAAGAFVEALLAQPAAVTLRPGDGHWRIFRNLFAVRRLTGNRIPDAYHAALAIEHGCEWVTLDHGFSMYPGLMYRNLLDD